In Plasmodium gaboni strain SY75 chromosome 14, whole genome shotgun sequence, one genomic interval encodes:
- a CDS encoding hypothetical protein (conserved Plasmodium protein, unknown function) — protein MIDKNIDESNSNNSLARQKSISYIRKEIKDIMHPSNIYPGNSIPCEKINDEYSLVRTMDRTKGSIKNGSSHIEMHEERYIMACLNENMDEESKKKMNIYKNNYINIEGEKIYQKCSVEGYNNLYNKESNVQENMGIHQLQYDDDNNNKNDNSIIREYHIVNDKINSNPMSMNNQEEFLRNINEELEQLNDTNKNTKYNEKFSAENFFSLIQTFKNNIRKDKILNAYNEKIDKDNEKYLDDNRNIQNKLKMREQKYIDKEQGGIYDNNNNNNNNNNNNDNVVKTKGCRTRGRRKRKNMNESNNNINKQSRIYQEDNISCRKNYNINEKNIMLNEKYNENSFNCDINKNNTNNINIYNSNANNFKSIKNEGREEKNNNILSKKRKIISFNNINVDENNPIFNSYENNILLNKNVEKDKIINIHQNIISHNEEGINKTNNQYIKEACYKRNNNTYVSEYISKEVLYNFIKNMNKVSKNAKQLDSSCNEMFEGEEINDMSKCNKRKVSKNKTDNQHIKNNNNNNNNNNNNNNNNINNSCDNSIYKDSFQYYSSIYDKNKRAYTQNDDNTTICSKENLLFYQHNNDNNLKNIKNNIYNYDVNINNRNIYNNKYYENYNYINTCNNIMNTYGNNDIHEDKNTQYKKRKEYINNSNATDNSMNSSVFDAHLKYIINNYMKKSRHNFNFLNEILEDNKNKKTITNNGEKEHNHNEIINNNNNNNNNNNNPYNSNSYKIFNGPTTDNNIICNFISNIKLMEKEKEKECEREYNKIMNNNSNVGTNSFNVNNNRSSNNNLNKSDIEKYIYDILNKFNHTHCNELYKENYVYEKDCIQNDMTKNVKGSYDSLYSFLNDPSKMNETDNKEMSRIVSRYLNIRENIKLKRLLSKSNSGTDINNIRYDLENKEKEYMHNDCNDVIVMNKMMNILNCNENEHNNIKNIYSIQDNLYNLYNNIDYLHNDDNYNKITECNLKHMYNEYIINMYGNQKKNDYIKMIENSSFGPAEYDNNFSNYKLCEGILNNFINNKSMHLDEKIQLQDIMDILEKYNDYLKLRNYIIPKNIYINWCDNKNDNVDSSIYNPNTNFNTSKQISQKNNSHEINILENIRNDHVLRNYLLYNEPFCNYHKLQIKRLNYLSLNDINIKTVRDLDLVGCKDTNCFFYAYLVTACNGRKSIHLNNNYINSSNIESANSRKDGNNNFSCEEINDNYLKNNKLNYQLKDQLKDQINEQIKDQFKDQFKDQLICQLNDQVKDKLHDQMNDQLNDQLNNKVNHINKQSNNYYNSFKGTIEKFTNAEQEECLLKQCINSFKFKNNKNMKTNEVLLDAQQSFNESNNYLEKQASLSNDKEYNSCYINTHKNKNTPIKDIRKNRNVNNQTLHIKNKTSNLEINKQIECIKEKQIKNIVEILNPLNLFNDSRIPNDYINQKQINKNKNNYYRRASSNFVNNHNIRRRNILPFHMNNQELSRTSTTASVSIKERILQNVQNNKNSRILNTPNKREHDILRQDQWEYIEKIKDYLYATYLKEQNNENKNILNDS, from the coding sequence ATGATAGACAAAAATATTGATGAAAGTAATTCTAATAATTCCTTGGCTAGACAAAAGAGTATATCATATATACGTAAAGAGATTAAAGATATTATGCACCcttcaaatatatatccaGGCAATTCTATCCCCTgtgaaaaaattaatgatGAATATTCTTTAGTCCGTACCATGGATCGAACTAAGGGTTCTATTAAAAATGGTTCTTCTCATATTGAGATGCATGAAGAGCGTTATATAATGGCTTGcttaaatgaaaatatggATGAAGAATctaagaaaaaaatgaatatttataagaataattatattaatatagaAGGAGAAAAGATATACCAAAAATGTAGTGTAGAAGGATATAATAacttatataataaagaaagTAATGTTCAAGAAAATATGGGAATACATCAATTACaatatgatgatgataataataataaaaatgataattcTATCATTAGAGAATATCATATTGTAAATGATAAGATAAACAGTAATCCTATGAGTATGAACAATCAAGAGGAatttttaagaaatattaatgaagaattagaacaattaaatgatactaacaaaaatacaaaatacAATGAAAAATTTTCAGCAGAAAATTTTTTCTCATTAATACAGacttttaaaaataacataCGTAAGGATAAAATCTTGAATGcatataatgaaaaaatagataaagataatgaaaaatatttagaTGACAATAGGAAcatacaaaataaattaaaaatgagagaacaaaaatatatagataaagAACAAGGTGGcatatatgataataacaacaacaataataataataataataataatgataatgtGGTAAAGACTAAAGGTTGTCGAACAAGaggaagaagaaaaagaaaaaatatgaatgaatccaataataatataaataaacaatCAAGAATATACCaagaagataatataagttgcagaaaaaattataatataaatgaaaaaaatattatgttgAATGAGAAATATAATGAGAACTCATTTAATTGTGATatcaataaaaataatacaaataatataaatatatataattctaatgctaataattttaaaagtataaaaaatgaagggagggaagaaaaaaataataatatattatcaaaaaaaagaaaaattatatcttttaataatattaatgtagatgaaaataatccaatatttaattcatatgaaaataatatattgcttaataaaaatgtagaaaaagataaaatcataaatatacatcagaatattatatcacATAATGAAGAAggaataaataaaacaaataatcaatatataaaagaagCTTGCTATAAAAGAAACAATAACACATATGTAAGTGAATATATAAGTAAAGAGGttctttataattttattaaaaatatgaataaagTCTCTAAGAATGCGAAACAACTCGATTCTTCATGTAATGAAATGTTTGAAGGGgaagaaataaatgatatgtccaaatgtaataaaagaaaagtGTCAAAGAATAAAACAGATAATcaacatataaaaaacaacaacaataataataataataataataataataataataataatattaacaaCAGTTGTGAtaatagtatatataaggattcatttcaatattattcatCTATATATGATAAGAACAAAAGAGCTTATACACAAAACGATGACAATACTACTATTTGTTCAAAAGAaaatcttttattttatcaacacaataatgataataatttaaaaaatataaaaaataatatatataattatgatgtaaatattaataatagaaatatatataacaataaatattatgaaaattataattatataaatacatgtaataatattatgaacaCATATGGAAATAATGATATACATGAAGACAAAAATACACAATataagaaaagaaaagaatatataaataattctaATGCTACAGATAATAGTATGAATTCTTCTGTCTTTGATGCacatttaaaatatataattaataattatatgaaaaaaagtagacataattttaattttttgaatGAAATTTTggaagataataaaaataaaaagacAATTACTAATAATGGAGAAAAAGAGCATAATCACaatgaaattataaataataataataataataataataataataacaatccttataatagtaatagttataaaatattcaatGGACCAACAACAGATAACAATATCATTTGtaattttatatcaaatataaaattaatggagaaggaaaaagaaaaagaatgtgaaagagaatataataagattatgaataataattctaaTGTAGGAACAAATAGTTTTAATGTAAACAATAATAGAAGcagtaataataatttgaataAATCAGATATtgagaaatatatttatgatattttaaataaatttaatcATACACATTGtaatgaattatataaagaaaattatgTGTATGAAAAAGATTGTATACAAAATGATATGACAAAAAATGTAAAAGGATCTTATGATTCTTTATACTCCTTTTTAAATGATCCATCCAAAATGAATGAAACagataataaagaaatgTCACGTATAGTTTCGAGGTATTTAAATATTCgagaaaatataaaattgaaAAGGTTATTAAGTAAATCAAATAGTGGTAcagatataaataatattagaTATGATTTAGAAAATAAGGAAAAGGAATATATGCATAATGACTGTAACGATGTTATAGTAATGAATaaaatgatgaatatattaaattgtaatgaaaatgaacataataatataaaaaatatatatagtatacaagataatttatataatttatataataatattgattatttacataatgatgataattataataaaataacagAATGTAATTTAAAGCATATgtataatgaatatattattaatatgtatggaaatcaaaaaaaaaatgattatattaaaatgataGAAAATTCTTCCTTCGGACCTGCtgaatatgataataatttctcAAATTATAAACTATGTGAAGgaattttaaataattttattaataataaatctaTGCATTTAGATGAAAAAATTCAATTACAAGATATTATGgatatattagaaaaatataatgattatttaaaattaagaaattatattattccaaaaaatatttatattaattggtgtgataataaaaatgataatgtTGATTCATCTATTTATAATCCTAACACAAATTTTAACACATCTAAGCAGATCtcacaaaaaaataattcacATGAAATAAACATTCTAGAAAATATTAGAAACGATCATGTATTAAGAAATTATCTTTTGTATAATGAACCATTTTGTAATTATCACAAGttacaaataaaaaggttgaattatttatcattaaacgatattaatataaagaCTGTGCGTGATTTGGATCTTGTTGGATGTAAAGATACAAACTGCTTTTTTTATGCATATCTGGTAACTGCTTGTAATGGTAGAAAATCCATCcatttgaataataattatattaattcttCTAATATTGAAAGTGCTAACAGTCGTAAGGatggtaataataattttagTTGTGAGgaaataaatgataattatttgaagaataataaattaaattatcaATTAAAAGATCAACTAAAAGATCAAATaaatgaacaaataaaagATCAATTCAAAGATCAATTCAAAGATCAATTAATTTGCCAATTAAATGACCAAGTAAAAGATAAATTACATGACCAAATGAATGACCAATTGAATGACcaattaaataataaggttaatcatataaataaacaGAGTAATAACtattataattcatttaaGGGAACCATAGAAAAATTTACAAATGCAGAACAAGAAGAATGCTTACTAAAACAATGCATTAATTCGTTCAAAtttaagaataataaaaatatgaaaacAAATGAAGTATTATTAGATGCTCAACAATCATTTAATGAGTCCAACAATTATTTAGAAAAACAAGCATCCTTATCAAATGATAAAGAATATAACAgttgttatataaatactcataaaaacaaaaatacACCCATTAAAGATATCAGAAAAAACCGTAATGTTAATAATCAAACattacatattaaaaataagaCAAGCAATCTTGAAattaataaacaaatagaatgtattaaagaaaaacaaattaaaaatatagtaGAAATACTTAATCCATTAAATCTATTTAATGATTCAAGAATACCaaatgattatattaatcaaaaacaaataaacaaaaataaaaataattattatagAAGGGCTTCTAGCaattttgtaaataatcataacattagaagaagaaatataCTTCCTTTTCATATGAACAATCAAGAATTATCTAGAACATCAACTACAGCATCTGTAAGTATTAAAGAACGTATCCTACAAAATGTTcaaaacaataaaaatagtaGAATTTTGAATACACCAAATAAAAGAGAACATGATATACTTAGACAGGATCAATGGgaatatatagaaaaaattaaagacTATCTATATGCtacatatttaaaagaacagaataatgaaaacaaaaatattttaaacgattcataa